A single Methanocaldococcus bathoardescens DNA region contains:
- a CDS encoding ArsR/SmtB family transcription factor: MKLIDVVKMGEALSNPIRVKMLYILNKQPKNIYELAKELELSRPVVYAHLRKLEDAGLVESDLVLEGSRAKRIYKAKEFKFYIDNEIIKNLFEDE, encoded by the coding sequence ATGAAGTTGATAGATGTAGTTAAAATGGGAGAGGCATTGTCTAATCCAATAAGGGTTAAGATGCTATATATCTTAAATAAACAACCAAAAAATATTTATGAATTAGCTAAGGAGTTGGAATTATCAAGACCTGTTGTCTATGCCCATTTAAGAAAATTAGAAGATGCTGGTTTAGTTGAGAGTGATTTAGTTTTAGAAGGAAGTAGAGCAAAGAGAATTTATAAAGCAAAAGAATTCAAATTTTATATTGATAATGAGATTATAAAAAATTTATTTGAGGATGAATAG
- a CDS encoding TldD/PmbA family protein, whose amino-acid sequence MDLEKLIKIGEREGFETEVLFVKSYDVSVDLDGKSVDSFQTGISYGIGVRVIKDGKVGFAYANKFDENIVYKAMKNLVEDKYTKFAEPQKYKEPKGMFYKEILDLDEEKLLEDLITMRDIALDNNAIVLSGGISKEVGYARLINSNGVDVEEEDTYFSASISIMYNGETSYESKTQHNIFDVEEISYKALDLAKKSANGKAISYKGNIVLSPRALYDLLAYTLMPAFSAENVQRDRSILKGKIGEQIFSENITIIDDGTLDYALYSSKCDGEGTRTQRTVLVEDGVLKNYLYDIKRANKEGKSSTGNCSRGYSSLPYVSPTNFIIKETKNSLDDFDEYVYINGVIGSHTSNPITGDFAVEIQNSYYYKNGEIIPIKKGMFGGNIFEMFKEAIPLNDVEQRGKLISPSIVFKGEIVN is encoded by the coding sequence ATGGATTTAGAGAAATTAATAAAAATTGGTGAGAGAGAGGGATTTGAAACAGAAGTTCTTTTTGTTAAATCTTATGATGTGAGTGTTGATTTAGATGGGAAGAGTGTAGATAGTTTTCAAACAGGAATTTCCTATGGTATTGGAGTTAGAGTTATAAAGGATGGAAAGGTTGGTTTTGCCTATGCAAATAAGTTTGATGAAAATATTGTTTATAAAGCCATGAAAAATTTGGTTGAAGATAAATATACAAAATTTGCTGAACCGCAAAAGTATAAAGAGCCAAAGGGAATGTTTTATAAAGAAATTTTAGATTTGGATGAAGAAAAATTGTTAGAAGACCTAATAACCATGAGAGATATTGCCTTAGATAATAATGCCATTGTTTTAAGTGGAGGAATTTCTAAAGAAGTTGGATATGCAAGGTTGATAAATTCAAATGGTGTGGATGTTGAGGAAGAAGATACTTATTTCTCTGCTTCAATATCTATAATGTATAATGGAGAAACATCTTATGAAAGTAAAACTCAGCATAATATTTTTGATGTTGAGGAAATTAGCTATAAAGCATTAGATTTAGCTAAAAAATCAGCAAATGGAAAAGCTATTTCATATAAAGGAAATATAGTTTTATCACCAAGGGCATTGTATGATTTGTTAGCTTACACTTTAATGCCAGCATTCAGTGCTGAGAATGTTCAGAGAGATAGAAGTATTTTAAAAGGAAAAATTGGAGAGCAGATTTTTAGTGAAAATATAACAATAATTGATGATGGAACTTTAGATTATGCTTTATACTCTTCAAAGTGTGATGGAGAAGGGACAAGAACTCAAAGAACAGTTTTGGTTGAAGATGGAGTTTTAAAAAATTATTTGTATGATATAAAGAGAGCCAATAAAGAAGGAAAAAGCTCAACTGGAAACTGTTCAAGGGGTTATAGCTCTCTACCTTATGTCTCACCAACAAACTTTATTATTAAAGAAACAAAAAATAGCTTAGATGACTTTGATGAATATGTCTATATTAATGGAGTTATCGGCTCTCATACATCAAATCCAATAACTGGAGATTTTGCTGTAGAAATACAAAACTCATACTATTACAAAAATGGAGAGATAATCCCAATTAAAAAAGGAATGTTTGGTGGAAATATATTTGAGATGTTTAAAGAGGCGATTCCATTAAATGATGTTGAGCAGAGGGGTAAGTTAATCTCTCCATCAATTGTATTCAAAGGAGAGATTGTTAATTAA
- a CDS encoding McrB family protein: MEKTVWIERININNQKMRRHFVNTIERGVVVNEEFENILKEAFGEQYKEFIVEENGQKIIRFWGKSGLYSNRSSPKYGDIVVIVLYNHGNYESSMYVGITSNMVKNDRLTEYLKRNPSTTWENAGRFPNVFLINVSKINDEKLANEITDLFEKGQLIPPQGSLAKVSLNDFSEENKKKLLEILENLGFNFKVIGNQNTLLEERDMDSLELLEVYKSKGYYFPSHIVSQFYSSLKTKGFVILSGLSGTGKTKIALKFAELLNKDNDKNYIFLSVRPDWRDSKQLLGYYNPLDNKYYKTPLLKLILRAIEDYDKNKENASPYFVILDEMNLAHVEYYFADFLSVLESGRDKDGFTRESIKLHNIDEVETNQKIPKEIKLPPNLYIIGTVNIDETTYMFSPKVLDRAFIIEFYDVDLDNYPPEEQNISDDTISEIRNLIYNDLKRQGKFLAVSKDELNNAIRDLPNNYKEILKNLNKALEVYNLHFGYRVFDEICLFFKNAKESWEKGIINFKDKDEIFDLAMLMKILPKFHGNRRKLEKPLIEILKICLKDEKEIEEINYEKIIDMLKNWDNKKGKFRFQHTGKKVLRMLRQLYEIGFASFG; encoded by the coding sequence ATGGAAAAAACTGTATGGATTGAGAGAATTAATATTAACAACCAAAAAATGAGAAGACACTTTGTGAATACTATTGAAAGGGGAGTTGTTGTTAATGAAGAATTTGAAAATATTCTAAAAGAGGCTTTTGGAGAACAATATAAAGAATTTATAGTTGAAGAAAACGGGCAAAAAATTATAAGATTTTGGGGAAAGAGTGGATTATATTCAAACCGTTCCTCTCCAAAATATGGAGATATTGTAGTTATTGTTCTATATAACCATGGAAATTATGAATCAAGTATGTATGTTGGTATAACAAGTAATATGGTTAAGAATGATAGATTAACAGAATATTTAAAGAGAAATCCGTCAACTACATGGGAAAATGCAGGCAGGTTTCCAAATGTATTTCTTATAAATGTTTCTAAGATAAATGACGAAAAATTAGCAAATGAAATTACTGATCTGTTTGAAAAAGGACAATTAATTCCTCCTCAGGGAAGTTTAGCAAAAGTCTCACTAAATGATTTTAGTGAAGAAAATAAGAAAAAATTATTAGAAATTCTGGAAAATTTGGGCTTTAACTTTAAAGTTATAGGCAATCAAAATACACTTCTTGAGGAGAGAGATATGGATTCTTTAGAACTTTTAGAGGTTTACAAATCAAAAGGTTATTATTTTCCATCTCATATAGTATCCCAATTTTATTCATCTTTAAAAACAAAAGGATTTGTAATTTTGTCTGGTTTGAGCGGAACAGGAAAGACAAAGATTGCCTTAAAATTTGCCGAGCTTTTAAATAAAGATAATGACAAAAATTACATTTTTCTTTCAGTTAGGCCAGATTGGAGAGATTCAAAACAATTACTTGGATATTACAATCCACTTGATAATAAATATTATAAAACCCCACTTTTAAAGCTGATATTAAGGGCTATTGAAGATTACGATAAAAATAAAGAAAATGCAAGTCCGTACTTTGTAATCCTTGACGAGATGAACTTGGCTCATGTTGAATACTACTTTGCAGATTTTTTAAGTGTTTTGGAAAGTGGTAGGGACAAAGATGGATTTACAAGAGAAAGTATAAAACTTCACAATATTGATGAGGTTGAAACTAATCAAAAAATCCCTAAAGAAATTAAACTTCCCCCAAACCTCTACATTATAGGGACTGTAAATATAGACGAAACGACTTATATGTTTAGTCCAAAGGTTTTAGACAGGGCATTTATCATAGAATTTTATGATGTTGATTTAGATAACTATCCTCCAGAAGAGCAGAACATTTCAGATGATACCATTTCAGAGATTAGGAATTTAATATATAATGATTTAAAAAGACAGGGAAAATTCTTAGCAGTTTCAAAAGATGAATTAAATAATGCAATAAGAGATTTACCAAATAATTACAAAGAAATTCTAAAAAACCTTAATAAAGCATTGGAAGTTTATAACTTACATTTTGGTTATAGAGTTTTTGATGAAATATGCTTATTTTTCAAAAATGCTAAAGAGAGTTGGGAAAAAGGAATAATCAACTTTAAAGATAAAGATGAAATATTTGATTTAGCAATGTTAATGAAAATTCTCCCAAAATTTCATGGTAACAGAAGAAAACTTGAAAAACCTTTAATTGAAATTCTTAAAATATGCTTAAAGGATGAAAAAGAGATTGAGGAAATTAATTATGAAAAAATTATAGATATGTTGAAAAATTGGGATAATAAAAAAGGGAAATTTAGATTCCAACATACTGGAAAGAAAGTTTTAAGGATGTTAAGACAACTTTATGAAATTGGATTTGCATCATTTGGATAA
- a CDS encoding DUF2357 domain-containing protein, whose product MDNLYNDKLPLGNIGYISGKFIIKNRKIYFFEWVEYIIKIKDNINNVEIFFGDEKAQKIENIFRFTFKNYVGKSIIKIYRNQELIFEKPIEVVSEKFANMYKTSDDYVETIINNYEIFISSLISEISKKYLELPFSIKSPTGFEFIESDKSISEFFAYHFLKNNKEKIISSYEEILKNPHRKLIDKVEWADYWEVNEISEETIFGIIQHPEYLIKTFNPVADKFNGYFPQKLLQRKKYETFDTLENRFIKYFLNELIMWTEKTIEFLKSNFGNKKDDFIKEIINNLQELCSSLGCFRNNQIFSDVGELDRFPYTSQVLLKRYGYKDLFELWREFRTYYPIFTEIKKCIENKDIAKLYEYWCFFKLVEELGNIFGIDELKIVVEPIGDSSERSNVYAKFDNGWKLYFNKRLSPKKYSYSVSLRPDFSLFDENNNLIGVFDAKFKFDIPKFKEFDEEEKAFEKTYDFKTWAKLEDIYKIHTYRDALKVRFAVVLYPGERSVFFDVDGGRIEDFSLEKLLNEDYCGVGYIRYLPEGSNYGKNCMD is encoded by the coding sequence ATGGATAATTTATACAATGACAAGCTTCCACTTGGTAACATTGGATACATTAGTGGGAAGTTTATTATTAAAAATAGAAAAATATACTTTTTTGAATGGGTTGAGTATATTATAAAAATAAAAGATAACATTAATAATGTTGAAATCTTTTTTGGTGATGAAAAAGCTCAAAAAATTGAAAATATTTTTAGATTTACATTTAAAAATTATGTTGGAAAATCAATTATAAAAATTTACAGAAATCAGGAACTTATTTTTGAAAAACCTATAGAGGTTGTGTCAGAGAAGTTTGCTAATATGTATAAAACCTCGGATGATTATGTAGAGACAATAATAAATAACTATGAAATTTTTATTTCATCATTAATTTCTGAAATATCTAAAAAATATCTTGAACTTCCGTTTAGTATTAAATCTCCAACAGGATTTGAATTTATTGAAAGTGACAAATCAATATCTGAATTCTTTGCATATCATTTTTTAAAAAATAACAAAGAAAAAATAATTTCATCTTATGAAGAAATTCTAAAAAATCCGCACAGAAAACTTATAGACAAAGTTGAGTGGGCTGATTATTGGGAAGTGAATGAAATTTCTGAAGAAACTATTTTTGGAATCATTCAACATCCAGAATATTTAATAAAAACATTTAATCCAGTTGCAGATAAATTTAATGGATATTTCCCACAAAAACTTCTTCAAAGAAAAAAATATGAAACTTTTGATACTTTAGAAAATCGTTTTATTAAATATTTCCTTAATGAGTTAATAATGTGGACAGAAAAAACTATAGAATTTTTAAAAAGTAATTTTGGTAATAAAAAAGATGATTTTATAAAGGAAATAATTAACAATTTACAAGAATTGTGTAGTTCACTTGGATGTTTTAGAAATAATCAAATATTTAGTGATGTAGGTGAATTAGACAGATTTCCATACACTTCACAAGTATTATTAAAGCGTTATGGTTATAAGGATTTATTTGAACTTTGGAGAGAATTTAGGACATATTATCCAATTTTCACTGAAATTAAAAAATGTATTGAAAATAAAGATATAGCAAAACTCTATGAATATTGGTGTTTCTTTAAACTTGTGGAAGAATTGGGCAATATATTTGGTATAGATGAATTAAAGATAGTTGTTGAACCTATTGGGGATTCGTCAGAGAGGAGTAATGTATATGCAAAATTTGATAATGGATGGAAACTATATTTTAATAAAAGATTATCTCCAAAAAAATACAGCTATTCTGTCTCTTTAAGACCAGATTTCTCACTATTTGATGAAAATAATAACTTAATTGGAGTTTTTGACGCAAAGTTTAAATTTGATATTCCAAAATTCAAAGAATTTGATGAGGAAGAAAAAGCATTTGAAAAAACCTATGATTTCAAAACTTGGGCAAAACTTGAAGATATCTATAAGATACATACTTATAGAGATGCTTTAAAAGTGAGATTTGCAGTTGTATTATATCCTGGAGAAAGAAGTGTTTTCTTTGATGTAGATGGAGGGAGGATTGAAGATTTCAGCTTAGAAAAATTGCTTAATGAAGATTATTGTGGGGTTGGTTATATAAGGTATCTACCAGAGGGGAGTAATTATGGAAAAAACTGTATGGATTGA
- the trpD gene encoding anthranilate phosphoribosyltransferase, whose amino-acid sequence MITEALKKVIEFKDLNEKEAEGVMKEIMSGNAKPTQIAAILTALRMKGETIEEITSFAKIMREFSLKIEPDVPKLLDTCGTGGDNLNTFNISTATAFVVSAYVPVAKHGNKAVSSKSGSADVLEALGVNLNVPIERVKESIEKIGIGFLFAPHFHPAMKYATPVRRELGIRTVFNVLGPLTNPANANYQLMGVYDEKLTEKLAYVLKNLGLKGALVVHGSGMDEITTIGKTKISELRNGEVKSYYIEPEDFGINRAKLEDIRGGDAEENAKIIRAIFEGEEVGAKRDIVVLNSAFALYIAEEAKDVEEGIKLAEKSIDSGKALNKLEELIEFYKEG is encoded by the coding sequence ATGATTACTGAAGCATTAAAAAAGGTTATTGAATTTAAAGATTTAAATGAAAAGGAAGCAGAAGGAGTTATGAAGGAAATTATGAGTGGAAATGCAAAACCAACACAAATAGCCGCTATATTAACAGCTTTAAGAATGAAAGGGGAAACAATTGAGGAAATAACATCTTTTGCAAAAATTATGAGGGAATTTTCATTAAAAATAGAGCCAGATGTTCCTAAGTTGTTAGATACATGCGGAACTGGTGGAGACAACTTAAACACCTTTAATATAAGCACTGCCACTGCTTTTGTAGTCTCTGCTTATGTTCCAGTTGCAAAGCATGGAAATAAAGCAGTTAGCAGTAAAAGCGGTAGTGCAGATGTTTTAGAGGCATTAGGAGTTAATTTGAATGTTCCTATAGAGAGAGTTAAAGAATCAATAGAAAAGATAGGTATTGGATTTTTATTTGCACCACATTTTCACCCAGCAATGAAGTATGCAACCCCAGTTAGAAGAGAATTGGGGATTAGAACCGTCTTCAATGTATTAGGACCTTTAACAAATCCAGCAAATGCCAATTATCAACTAATGGGAGTTTATGATGAAAAATTAACAGAAAAATTAGCTTATGTTTTAAAGAATCTTGGTTTAAAAGGGGCTTTAGTAGTGCATGGTAGTGGAATGGATGAGATAACAACCATTGGAAAAACAAAGATATCTGAGCTAAGAAATGGAGAAGTAAAGAGCTATTACATTGAACCAGAAGATTTTGGCATAAATAGAGCTAAATTAGAAGATATTAGAGGAGGAGATGCTGAAGAAAATGCTAAAATAATTAGGGCGATATTTGAAGGGGAGGAAGTTGGTGCTAAGAGGGATATTGTTGTTTTAAATTCTGCATTTGCCCTATATATTGCTGAAGAAGCTAAAGATGTTGAAGAAGGGATAAAATTAGCTGAAAAATCCATTGATAGTGGAAAGGCATTGAATAAATTGGAAGAATTAATTGAATTCTATAAAGAGGGCTAA
- the eno gene encoding phosphopyruvate hydratase, which yields MDERFEIKDIVAREVIDSRGNPTVEVEVITKGNGYGSAIVPSGASTGTHEALELRDKEKRFGGKGVLMAVENVNSIIRPEILGYDARMQREIDNIMIQLDGTPNKSKLGANAILAVSLAVAKAAAATAKMPLYKYLGGFNSYVMPVPMMNVINGGKHAGNDLDLQEFMIIPVGATSISEAVRMGSEVYHVLKNVIMEKYGKNAVNVGDEGGFAPPLKTSREALDLLTESVKKAGYEDEIVFALDAAASEFYKDGYYYVEGKKLTREELLDYYKALVDEYPIVSIEDPFHEEDFEGFAMITKELDIQIVGDDLFVTNVERLRKGIEMKAANALLLKVNQIGTLSEAVDAAQLAFRNGYGVVVSHRSGETEDTTIADLAVALNSGQIKTGAPARGERTAKYNQLIRIEQELGLSKYAGRNFRCPF from the coding sequence ATGGATGAGAGATTTGAAATTAAAGATATTGTTGCGAGAGAAGTTATTGACTCAAGAGGAAACCCAACAGTTGAAGTGGAAGTTATAACAAAAGGAAATGGTTATGGCTCAGCTATTGTTCCAAGTGGTGCATCAACTGGGACACATGAGGCATTAGAGTTGAGAGATAAAGAAAAAAGATTTGGTGGAAAAGGAGTTTTAATGGCTGTTGAAAATGTTAATTCAATAATTAGGCCAGAGATTTTAGGATATGATGCAAGAATGCAGAGAGAAATAGATAATATAATGATTCAATTAGATGGAACACCAAACAAATCAAAGTTGGGGGCTAATGCAATATTAGCTGTTTCTTTAGCTGTAGCAAAGGCAGCAGCGGCAACAGCAAAAATGCCACTCTATAAATATTTAGGAGGCTTTAATTCCTATGTTATGCCAGTTCCAATGATGAATGTTATCAATGGAGGAAAACATGCTGGAAATGATTTGGATTTGCAGGAGTTTATGATAATACCAGTTGGGGCTACATCAATTTCTGAAGCTGTAAGGATGGGTTCAGAGGTTTATCATGTATTAAAAAATGTTATCATGGAAAAATACGGTAAAAATGCTGTAAATGTTGGGGATGAGGGAGGTTTCGCTCCTCCATTAAAAACATCAAGAGAAGCATTGGATTTATTAACTGAGAGTGTTAAAAAAGCTGGATATGAAGATGAGATTGTCTTTGCCTTGGATGCTGCTGCTTCAGAGTTTTATAAAGACGGCTATTATTACGTTGAAGGTAAGAAATTAACAAGAGAGGAGCTTTTAGATTATTATAAGGCATTGGTTGATGAATATCCAATTGTCTCAATTGAAGACCCATTCCACGAGGAAGATTTTGAAGGCTTTGCAATGATAACTAAGGAGTTAGATATTCAGATAGTTGGAGATGATTTATTCGTTACAAACGTTGAAAGACTAAGAAAAGGTATAGAGATGAAAGCTGCAAATGCTTTATTATTGAAGGTCAATCAGATTGGAACTTTGAGTGAGGCTGTTGATGCTGCCCAATTAGCATTTAGAAATGGTTATGGAGTTGTAGTTTCACACAGAAGTGGAGAAACAGAGGATACAACAATAGCTGATTTGGCAGTTGCTTTAAACTCTGGGCAGATAAAAACAGGGGCTCCAGCAAGAGGAGAAAGAACAGCTAAATACAACCAGTTAATTAGAATTGAGCAAGAGTTAGGACTTAGCAAATATGCTGGAAGAAACTTCAGATGTCCATTCTAA
- the glyS gene encoding glycine--tRNA ligase, producing MSKDIYEKIMDLARRRGYLWSSFEIYGGIAGFVDYGPLGCLLKNNIISKFREQYIVKEGFYEIESPTVTPYEVLKASGHVDNFTDPIVECKNCLESFRADHLIEEFVDVDTEGKTLKELEELIRKHDIRCPKCGGELGEVKKFNLMFVTSIGPGGKRTGYMRPETAQGIFIQFRRLAQFFRNKLPFGVVQIGKSYRNEISPRQGVIRLREFTQAEIEYFVHPERKEHEKFDLVKDEVVPLLPAERQMDENLSEDEKVIKISIGEAVEKGIIRHQTIAYFIALTKRFLEAIGIDKDKIRFRQHLPNEMAHYAIDCWDAEIYTERFGWIECVGIADRTDYDLRSHSSHSGVELSVFVELDEEREIETYEINLNYKVVGRIFKKDTKAIEAYINNLSEKEKEEFVKNIEKDGKITINIDGKEFEILKDYVEIKKVKKVIKGEKVIPHVIEPSYGIDRITYCLLEHSYREEEDRVYLDLKPSIAPIKAYVLPLVNKDDMPKIAKEIEQMLRENGIIAEYDDSGAIGRRYMRADEIGVPFCITVDGQTLEDKTVTVRERNTREQVRVKIDELVDYLKERLKE from the coding sequence ATGAGCAAAGATATCTATGAGAAAATCATGGATTTAGCAAGAAGAAGAGGTTATCTATGGAGTTCATTTGAGATTTACGGAGGAATTGCTGGATTTGTTGATTACGGACCTTTAGGATGTTTATTAAAAAATAACATCATATCAAAGTTTAGAGAGCAGTATATTGTTAAAGAAGGATTTTATGAGATTGAAAGCCCAACAGTAACACCCTACGAAGTTTTAAAGGCATCTGGGCACGTTGATAACTTTACAGACCCAATTGTTGAGTGTAAAAACTGTTTAGAATCATTTAGAGCTGACCACTTAATTGAAGAGTTTGTAGATGTAGATACTGAAGGAAAAACATTAAAAGAATTGGAAGAGCTTATTAGAAAACACGATATAAGATGTCCAAAATGTGGAGGAGAGCTTGGAGAGGTTAAGAAATTCAACTTAATGTTCGTCACATCTATAGGGCCGGGAGGAAAGAGAACAGGATACATGAGACCTGAAACAGCACAGGGAATATTTATACAGTTTAGAAGATTAGCCCAATTCTTTAGAAATAAACTACCATTTGGTGTAGTTCAAATTGGTAAAAGTTATAGAAACGAGATTTCCCCAAGACAGGGAGTTATTAGGTTGAGAGAATTCACACAGGCAGAGATTGAATATTTCGTTCATCCAGAAAGAAAGGAGCATGAAAAATTTGATTTGGTTAAGGATGAAGTTGTCCCATTACTGCCAGCTGAAAGACAGATGGATGAAAACTTAAGTGAGGATGAAAAGGTAATTAAGATAAGTATTGGAGAGGCTGTTGAGAAGGGAATTATAAGGCATCAGACAATTGCCTACTTTATAGCTTTAACAAAGAGGTTTTTAGAAGCAATTGGAATTGATAAAGATAAAATTAGATTTAGACAACACCTCCCAAACGAAATGGCACACTATGCTATTGACTGTTGGGATGCTGAAATATATACAGAAAGATTTGGATGGATTGAGTGTGTGGGAATAGCTGATAGAACAGATTACGATTTAAGAAGCCATTCTTCACATAGTGGCGTTGAGCTCTCAGTATTTGTTGAGCTTGATGAGGAAAGAGAGATAGAAACCTATGAAATAAATCTAAATTATAAAGTTGTTGGAAGGATATTCAAGAAAGATACAAAAGCAATTGAAGCATATATAAACAATTTAAGTGAAAAAGAGAAAGAAGAGTTTGTTAAAAACATTGAAAAAGATGGTAAAATAACAATAAACATTGATGGAAAAGAATTTGAAATTCTAAAAGATTATGTTGAAATTAAAAAGGTTAAAAAAGTTATTAAAGGAGAGAAAGTTATCCCACACGTTATAGAACCATCCTATGGAATTGATAGAATTACCTATTGCTTACTGGAGCATTCATACAGAGAGGAAGAGGATAGAGTTTATTTAGATTTAAAGCCATCAATAGCCCCTATAAAAGCTTATGTCTTACCATTAGTCAATAAAGATGATATGCCAAAAATAGCTAAGGAAATTGAGCAAATGCTAAGAGAAAATGGTATTATAGCTGAGTATGATGATAGTGGAGCTATTGGAAGAAGATATATGAGAGCTGATGAAATAGGGGTTCCATTCTGTATAACAGTAGATGGACAAACATTAGAGGATAAAACTGTAACTGTTAGAGAAAGAAATACAAGAGAGCAAGTTAGAGTTAAAATAGATGAGCTTGTTGATTATTTAAAAGAAAGATTGAAAGAATAA
- a CDS encoding triphosphoribosyl-dephospho-CoA synthase: MNPFDIMKASQIACCLEVSSFKPGNVHRNRDYRDIKYHHFINSGIAFGNVVYEAAQKDKDVGLYIKKAVIESKKWSPTNANLGIIMLHIPIAMAAGKLDSFDENKLKDNLKKIAENTTVEDALNVYDAINIAMAYVNKPKKGPDVTSEDAKKELIEKGLTLLDVYKISAEWDNISKEWVDNFKISFEGYNLLKKYYDELNNINLAVTKTFLNLLAKYPDTLIARKRGFETALKVSKMAEDVLNNFKEEKVKEFDKYLSKEGNKLNPGTTADLIASSLMIFILDRIDKEETVLW, translated from the coding sequence ATGAATCCTTTTGATATAATGAAAGCATCACAAATTGCCTGTTGTTTAGAAGTTAGCTCTTTCAAACCTGGAAATGTTCATAGAAATAGGGATTATAGAGACATCAAATATCATCACTTTATAAACTCTGGAATTGCATTTGGAAATGTGGTTTATGAAGCGGCTCAAAAAGATAAAGATGTTGGATTATATATAAAAAAGGCAGTAATTGAGAGCAAAAAATGGTCTCCAACTAATGCAAATTTAGGAATTATAATGCTTCACATCCCTATAGCAATGGCGGCTGGAAAATTAGATAGTTTTGATGAAAATAAGTTGAAAGATAATTTAAAGAAAATTGCCGAAAATACAACTGTCGAAGATGCTTTAAATGTCTATGATGCAATAAATATAGCGATGGCTTATGTCAATAAACCAAAGAAAGGGCCTGATGTTACTTCAGAAGATGCAAAAAAAGAACTTATTGAGAAAGGTTTAACTCTTTTAGATGTTTATAAAATATCTGCAGAGTGGGATAATATAAGTAAAGAGTGGGTTGATAACTTTAAAATTTCATTTGAAGGATACAATTTATTAAAAAAGTATTATGATGAACTCAACAACATAAACTTAGCTGTAACAAAAACATTTTTAAACCTATTGGCTAAATATCCTGATACATTAATTGCGAGAAAGAGAGGTTTTGAAACAGCTTTAAAAGTTTCTAAAATGGCTGAAGATGTATTAAATAACTTTAAAGAGGAAAAAGTCAAAGAATTTGACAAATATTTATCAAAAGAAGGAAATAAGTTAAATCCCGGAACTACTGCTGACTTAATTGCTTCATCATTGATGATATTTATATTAGATAGGATAGATAAGGAAGAGACAGTATTATGGTGA
- a CDS encoding XTP/dITP diphosphatase: protein MKIYFATGNPNKIKEANIILKDLKDIEIEQIKIEYPEIQGTLEEVAEFGAKWVYEKIKKPVIVEDSGFFVEALNGFPGTYSKFVQETIGNEGILKLLEGKDNRNAYFKTVIGYCDENGVRLFKGIVKGRVAEEIRSKGYGFAYDGIFIPEGEERTFAEMTTEEKSEISHRKRAFEEFKKFLLNMI from the coding sequence ATGAAAATCTATTTTGCTACTGGAAATCCAAATAAAATTAAAGAAGCAAATATTATTTTAAAAGATTTAAAAGATATAGAAATTGAGCAGATAAAGATTGAATATCCTGAAATTCAGGGAACATTAGAAGAAGTTGCTGAATTTGGGGCAAAGTGGGTTTATGAAAAAATAAAAAAACCAGTTATTGTTGAAGATAGCGGGTTTTTTGTTGAAGCTTTAAACGGATTTCCAGGAACATATTCAAAGTTTGTTCAGGAAACAATAGGAAATGAAGGAATTTTAAAACTTTTAGAAGGTAAAGATAATAGAAACGCCTATTTTAAAACAGTTATTGGTTACTGTGATGAAAATGGAGTTAGATTATTTAAAGGAATTGTTAAAGGAAGAGTTGCAGAAGAAATAAGAAGTAAAGGATATGGATTTGCCTATGATGGCATCTTTATTCCAGAAGGAGAAGAAAGAACTTTTGCAGAGATGACTACAGAAGAAAAAAGTGAAATATCCCATAGAAAAAGAGCTTTTGAAGAATTTAAAAAGTTTTTATTGAATATGATTTAA